The nucleotide window AAATCACGAAGCACACCAGCACCGGATGGCTTTTGACCAACAACTACAACGCTTTCAATTCCAGCGATTCCAGATGCCGTTGCTACTGTAAATACTGAATCGCATGCATCAAGGGTTAATGATGGTGTTGCAATGTTTACAGCAACATATGTGCGTCCTGTGTTATCTCGAAGCGCGGCTGCTTGCGCAGCACCGGTGCGCTTAAGAGTTGCTGAGGCAAGAGTTAACAACTTCTGGTCTTCGGGATTACTAAAGCTTGTCATTTCCAGCACTTTCTATCTTCTCAATTAATACGCTACTAATTCTACGACGTCTTCCTACTGGTCGCTCGGAGGTAATTAAGTAATCCCCCACAGTAATTGTGCTTCCAGCAATTGGAACACGTCCAAGTTTTTGCGCCATCAGTCCACCAATGGTGTCCACATCTTCAAAATCAACTTCAGCTATTTCAATACCTAATTCATCAGCCAAATCTTCAATATGTAGTGTCGCCTTTGCACGTGCCTTGCCTTCAGAAACCCATGTAAATGCTTCAACACCATCGTCGAATTCATCAGCAATTTCGCCAACAATTTCTTCGAGAATATCTTCAATAGTGATAATTCCTGCGGTGCCACCATATTCATCAACCACAATGGCTAAGTGAATCTGATCGCGCTGCATCTCTTTCAGTAAATCTGCTGCAATTTTGCTCTCAGGAACAAAGGTTGCGGGGCGCATGTGTTGTTCAACGCGTTCGTTTGTTTCTGCTTCATGATGATCAAGGGTGCGTCGTGCTAAGTCTTTTACATATGCAATACCAATGATTTTATCGATGCTGTCACCGACAACTGGAACGCGTGAGAAGCCCGAACGAAGTGCAAGAGATAAGGCTTGACGCAGAGATTTATCTTTTTCAATCCAGACCATGTCTGTGCGAGGAACCATCAATTCACGAACTAACGTGTCACCTAATTCAAATACTGAGTGAATCATTTCGTGTTCATCTGATTCAACGAGCCCACGTTCATGTGCTTGATCCACTAAATCGCGAAGTTCTGCTTCATTTGTAAAGGGACCAGTTCTAAATCCAACACCTGGTGTAATCGCGTTACCAATTGCAATAAGTAACTTCGTCACTGGTCCCAAAATAAATGCTAGAAAGAAAGCAACGCCAATTCCTGCTCGCGCCCACGTATGAGGGTGTTGCTTACCTAATGTACGAG belongs to Candidatus Planktophila limnetica and includes:
- a CDS encoding cytidine deaminase, whose amino-acid sequence is MTSFSNPEDQKLLTLASATLKRTGAAQAAALRDNTGRTYVAVNIATPSLTLDACDSVFTVATASGIAGIESVVVVGQKPSGAGVLRDFSASATLFYCADNGEISTL
- a CDS encoding hemolysin family protein, giving the protein MSPYAIVAIILLLSFAGFLAATESALTSISRVLIEALESKRGGELLKKFSKQPAKYLNVILLVRKTCELTATVLLASILLRNYPSAQAMALTVLIMVIISYVVVGVGPRTLGKQHPHTWARAGIGVAFFLAFILGPVTKLLIAIGNAITPGVGFRTGPFTNEAELRDLVDQAHERGLVESDEHEMIHSVFELGDTLVRELMVPRTDMVWIEKDKSLRQALSLALRSGFSRVPVVGDSIDKIIGIAYVKDLARRTLDHHEAETNERVEQHMRPATFVPESKIAADLLKEMQRDQIHLAIVVDEYGGTAGIITIEDILEEIVGEIADEFDDGVEAFTWVSEGKARAKATLHIEDLADELGIEIAEVDFEDVDTIGGLMAQKLGRVPIAGSTITVGDYLITSERPVGRRRRISSVLIEKIESAGNDKL